From the genome of Blautia pseudococcoides, one region includes:
- a CDS encoding ABC transporter substrate-binding protein yields MKMLQRNISMLCLIAMLFSMTACGHNTKGEEAPVSYVASFFDIPDTVTYISRLLISDNKAYVCCQEGNEVSYLAAISIDDGDFQKLPLVMEDSTVLLDFGMDQHGSIWAVCKDNAGGYSLKKFDSSNTAVQSVDLSSVLDATVTSSSGSEIFMSMDADGNICIAAKCGSIYAYLFDSNGEFLFDLNYDGNLMTTITTGEGQIGVCATTTDRANYNLLTVDIDNKDWHKDPIYLGTTAGLFGGSTNNFYLFDSSSLYGYSAGAQEGKLIFNWSDMGLNTSDVHVCELEDGRFVVLAASSNQTSVLSYEIGVLSKGKDDRTELSMVSLTANPSVVQAVSDFNKTNKEYKIELTEYFPYEQNVSDEEWDNAVLNLNTKIISGDIPDILDMSNLSVPIYHNKGLLEDLYTYIKNDSEINMDDYFANVFDAISIDGKLPYITNGVSISTMLANTSALDENGGWTLDSLEKVLETSGLNSISNLSSTSFLEIMLQTNDSLVDWTSGECFFNSPEFIELLKFAGKIQESSQNGFGADLSAAVASYEAVYSAYQIAQYRDSYKGNVNVIGLPSSHGEYHAIKPEVKIGISSSSKYKDGAWEFVRTFLMMEHQESCYLLPFHKGAFDTVMQAAINGNSMWTFLYEDGKITQEDVELMRTLLSSVSYAVNESQSLEDIILEEASEFFAGTISVQEAAEKIQSRASLYIKEQM; encoded by the coding sequence ATGAAAATGTTACAACGAAACATCTCAATGCTATGTCTGATAGCGATGCTTTTTTCTATGACGGCATGTGGTCATAACACCAAGGGTGAGGAGGCGCCTGTATCCTATGTCGCAAGTTTTTTTGACATCCCTGATACAGTGACATACATTTCAAGGCTTCTGATCAGCGATAACAAGGCTTATGTGTGCTGCCAGGAAGGTAATGAGGTCTCGTATTTGGCGGCAATATCAATTGATGACGGTGATTTTCAAAAGCTGCCGCTGGTAATGGAGGATTCAACGGTACTTCTGGATTTTGGTATGGATCAGCACGGCAGCATATGGGCTGTTTGCAAAGATAATGCAGGAGGCTACAGTTTGAAAAAATTTGATAGCAGCAATACAGCGGTCCAATCCGTAGATTTATCGTCAGTTTTGGATGCCACAGTTACTTCCTCATCTGGCAGTGAAATATTTATGAGTATGGATGCCGACGGGAATATCTGCATAGCAGCCAAATGCGGTAGTATATATGCTTATCTTTTTGACAGCAATGGTGAGTTTTTGTTTGATCTCAATTATGATGGAAATCTTATGACCACCATAACGACCGGTGAGGGACAGATTGGTGTGTGCGCCACTACTACGGACAGAGCGAACTATAATCTGCTTACCGTGGATATAGATAATAAGGATTGGCACAAGGATCCCATATATTTAGGAACAACAGCAGGTCTGTTTGGAGGAAGTACCAACAATTTCTATCTTTTTGACTCCTCAAGCCTGTATGGTTACAGTGCTGGGGCACAGGAAGGTAAGCTTATCTTCAACTGGTCTGATATGGGGTTGAACACATCGGATGTTCATGTATGTGAGCTTGAGGATGGCCGATTTGTGGTTTTGGCCGCGTCGTCCAACCAGACTTCTGTACTCTCCTATGAGATAGGGGTGCTTTCCAAGGGAAAAGATGATCGGACAGAACTCAGTATGGTGAGCCTGACTGCCAATCCAAGTGTTGTCCAGGCTGTTTCGGATTTTAATAAAACAAATAAAGAATATAAGATTGAACTTACGGAGTATTTTCCGTACGAACAAAACGTATCCGATGAGGAATGGGATAATGCCGTTTTAAATCTTAATACAAAGATTATTTCAGGGGATATACCAGACATTTTGGATATGAGCAATTTATCGGTTCCGATCTACCATAACAAGGGGTTGCTGGAGGATCTCTACACGTATATTAAGAACGACTCAGAAATTAATATGGATGACTATTTCGCAAATGTCTTTGACGCCATAAGCATTGACGGTAAACTGCCTTACATTACAAATGGTGTATCTATATCCACAATGCTGGCTAATACAAGTGCCCTTGATGAAAATGGGGGATGGACGCTGGACAGCTTGGAAAAAGTTCTGGAAACCTCGGGGTTAAATTCTATAAGTAATCTGTCAAGTACATCATTTCTTGAAATAATGCTCCAGACCAATGACAGCCTTGTTGACTGGACCTCTGGTGAGTGCTTTTTCAATTCTCCGGAGTTCATAGAATTGCTGAAGTTTGCCGGGAAAATTCAGGAGAGCAGCCAAAACGGCTTCGGAGCGGACTTGAGTGCTGCTGTGGCATCCTATGAAGCTGTTTACAGTGCATACCAAATTGCACAGTACAGAGATTCCTATAAGGGAAACGTAAACGTAATAGGCCTGCCAAGCTCCCATGGAGAATACCATGCGATCAAGCCAGAAGTAAAGATTGGAATATCCTCATCCAGCAAGTATAAGGATGGTGCATGGGAGTTTGTGAGGACATTTTTGATGATGGAGCATCAGGAGTCTTGTTATCTTCTGCCATTCCATAAGGGAGCGTTTGATACTGTAATGCAGGCCGCTATTAATGGTAATTCTATGTGGACGTTCCTGTACGAAGACGGGAAGATAACACAAGAGGATGTAGAGCTTATGAGGACGCTCTTAAGCAGTGTGTCCTATGCAGTAAATGAAAGCCAGAGTCTGGAAGACATCATATTAGAAGAAGCCTCAGAATTTTTTGCCGGTACGATAAGCGTACAGGAAGCTGCTGAAAAGATCCAGAGCCGTGCCAGCCTTTATATAAAGGAACAGATGTAG
- a CDS encoding sensor histidine kinase — MNKFKKKDYNYSKLSRITFGKGLCITIGAVLTVLLLRLLSQGHLADIIAAVIARILHISDTEADILYFKVVGNNMQFILAVTIITFMFVLFQMLLKSYKSYFDEVVNGIDQLMDEDGEISLSLELEIIEHKLNHVRQTLKTRAFETQRAEQKKNDLIVYLAHDIKTPLTSVIGYLSLLDENPDMADMKKLKYIHIAWEKANRLETLIDEFFEIARSNSESVPLKKTIIDLYYMMVQISDELYPQLNSCGKHIENNISENMVLYGDSEKLARVFNNILKNAIAYSAGSSVIKISAQELPGKSVVKFENKGNIPEDKLQVIFDKFYRLDSSRSSTTGGSGLGLAIAKDIVVKHGGEIKAESSNGNTVFIVELPSV; from the coding sequence TTGAATAAATTTAAAAAAAAAGATTACAACTATTCAAAGCTTAGCCGCATCACATTTGGCAAAGGATTATGTATCACAATTGGTGCTGTCCTGACAGTACTCCTCCTGCGTTTACTCAGCCAGGGACATTTGGCTGATATAATAGCAGCTGTCATTGCACGCATTCTTCACATAAGTGATACTGAGGCTGATATACTTTATTTCAAAGTAGTAGGAAATAACATGCAGTTTATTCTTGCGGTAACAATCATCACCTTTATGTTTGTGCTATTTCAGATGCTGCTGAAGTCATATAAAAGTTACTTTGATGAAGTTGTAAACGGGATCGACCAGCTCATGGATGAGGATGGAGAAATATCGTTATCTCTTGAACTGGAAATTATTGAACATAAATTGAACCATGTCAGGCAGACACTTAAAACTCGAGCGTTTGAGACACAGAGAGCCGAGCAGAAAAAGAATGATCTTATTGTATATCTGGCTCATGACATAAAAACTCCGCTCACCTCAGTTATAGGATATCTTAGCCTTTTGGATGAAAACCCGGATATGGCTGATATGAAGAAATTAAAATACATCCATATCGCATGGGAGAAGGCGAATCGACTTGAAACTTTGATCGATGAATTTTTTGAGATTGCACGTAGTAATTCGGAATCCGTTCCTCTAAAAAAGACAATTATTGATCTTTACTATATGATGGTACAGATTTCAGATGAGCTGTATCCACAGCTAAATTCATGTGGGAAGCACATTGAAAACAATATCTCCGAAAATATGGTATTGTACGGTGATTCTGAAAAGCTGGCAAGGGTATTTAATAATATTTTGAAAAACGCTATAGCATATAGTGCAGGAAGCAGTGTCATAAAAATTTCAGCCCAGGAGCTTCCCGGAAAGTCTGTTGTCAAATTTGAAAATAAAGGTAACATTCCGGAAGACAAGCTTCAGGTGATCTTTGACAAATTTTATCGTCTGGACAGCTCAAGATCAAGCACAACCGGCGGCTCCGGACTAGGTCTTGCCATCGCTAAAGATATTGTTGTAAAGCACGGTGGGGAGATAAAGGCTGAAAGCAGTAACGGAAACACTGTGTTTATCGTTGAACTTCCCTCAGTTTAA
- the vanR gene encoding VanR-ABDEGLN family response regulator transcription factor, with the protein MTEKILVVDDEKEIADLIEAYLQNENLDVYKFYSGAEALDYMENMEFDLVILDIMLPDISGLSICQMVRDKGYACPVIMLTAKDSETDKITGLTLGADDYITKPFRPLELIARVKAQLRRYKKYNTISAPHVTETIFEYAGLTMNIKTYECTMDGNSLLLTPTEFSILRILLERKGSVVSAEDLFHEVWQGEYYTKSNNTLTVHIRHLREKMGDTGERPKYIKTVWGIGYKIE; encoded by the coding sequence TTGACCGAGAAAATTCTTGTGGTTGATGATGAGAAAGAAATTGCTGATTTAATTGAAGCCTATCTTCAAAATGAAAATCTGGATGTGTATAAATTCTACTCAGGTGCAGAAGCGCTTGACTATATGGAAAATATGGAGTTTGACCTTGTTATATTGGACATTATGCTTCCGGATATCAGTGGTCTTTCAATATGCCAAATGGTGAGAGATAAGGGATATGCTTGTCCTGTGATCATGCTTACGGCAAAAGATTCAGAAACAGATAAAATTACCGGTCTGACACTAGGGGCAGATGATTATATTACAAAACCTTTTCGACCGCTTGAGCTGATCGCCAGAGTAAAGGCGCAGCTTCGCCGATACAAAAAATATAATACAATCTCTGCTCCCCATGTAACAGAAACAATCTTTGAGTATGCGGGATTGACTATGAATATTAAGACATATGAATGTACGATGGATGGAAACAGCCTATTGCTAACGCCAACGGAGTTTTCAATCCTTCGTATTCTTCTGGAACGCAAAGGCAGCGTAGTCAGTGCCGAGGATTTATTTCATGAAGTCTGGCAAGGCGAATACTATACCAAGAGTAACAATACCCTTACCGTACACATTCGCCACTTACGAGAAAAAATGGGGGATACCGGTGAAAGACCCAAATATATCAAAACTGTCTGGGGGATCGGATACAAAATTGAATAA
- a CDS encoding ABC transporter permease has translation MRTLLWAEYKKLRRSSIVWITVFATVMIAVIVFVEGQGIHDGPDVQYGLKIVHEGSRYIDNVGWYMDEAQPLATFFVLPAVIALLGSYMICREEEDDTLKSLRVLPVNEVKLTTAKMIMAFMFSVFIYLMLFSITFLTEAVLHFSDLSAAMVLKCLKEYLGDGIGVFLAVSPIIAFVARMKKGYWLALVFTEIYSCAGLFAGMSSELLYLYPINAIFNLSGYHITTAGKRATSIIILLLCGGISVLLLKGLKHSHKSE, from the coding sequence ATGCGAACTTTACTTTGGGCGGAATATAAGAAGCTCCGCCGTTCAAGTATTGTATGGATTACTGTTTTTGCAACGGTTATGATAGCGGTTATTGTTTTTGTGGAGGGGCAAGGCATACATGATGGCCCGGATGTGCAGTATGGCCTAAAGATTGTGCATGAGGGTTCCCGGTACATTGACAACGTGGGTTGGTATATGGATGAAGCACAGCCATTGGCAACATTCTTTGTCTTGCCTGCGGTCATTGCCCTTTTGGGGAGCTATATGATCTGCCGAGAGGAAGAAGATGATACCCTTAAATCCCTGCGTGTGCTCCCGGTAAACGAGGTAAAATTGACTACTGCTAAAATGATAATGGCTTTCATGTTCAGCGTTTTTATTTACCTGATGCTCTTTTCCATTACATTTTTGACCGAAGCGGTACTGCATTTCTCTGATTTGTCAGCGGCAATGGTGTTGAAGTGCCTGAAAGAATATTTAGGAGACGGCATAGGGGTGTTTCTGGCAGTTTCCCCGATTATTGCATTTGTAGCGCGAATGAAAAAGGGATATTGGCTTGCATTGGTGTTTACGGAAATATATTCCTGTGCCGGCTTGTTTGCAGGTATGTCAAGTGAACTATTGTACTTATATCCTATCAACGCCATATTCAACCTTTCCGGTTACCATATCACCACTGCGGGGAAGCGTGCAACAAGTATCATAATTCTGCTGTTATGTGGCGGCATATCCGTTCTCCTACTGAAAGGGCTGAAGCATAGCCACAAATCTGAATAG
- a CDS encoding ABC transporter permease gives MRALLKLIETEVLKLRRRKMVWLMLLASLIMPFMAFLLFNYRGDTGVEPIEFYKWSAFGYTLFIILPVILGIFCTMLIHEEKQSDLLKQLWIVPVGKLEYFFSKFSVMLIYSVGFMLFTAIATILFSVLPGYVAFEWESVLYLMERCLEIGVLTALAMLPVLAIAVSRKGYILPVCITLVYAFCGFIFMSINMYLLPLTSMAVILMRNKDIPGIAFSQTINIPMAFLCICIWGITAVLLAKIALKEK, from the coding sequence GTGAGGGCATTGCTTAAACTGATTGAAACGGAAGTTTTAAAGCTGCGCCGCAGGAAAATGGTCTGGCTCATGCTTTTGGCCTCTCTTATTATGCCTTTTATGGCTTTTCTGCTATTCAACTACCGTGGAGATACAGGTGTTGAACCGATTGAATTTTACAAATGGTCTGCGTTTGGATATACGCTTTTTATTATCCTTCCGGTCATTTTGGGAATATTTTGCACCATGCTTATCCACGAAGAAAAACAGAGTGATTTATTGAAACAGCTTTGGATTGTGCCTGTGGGAAAATTAGAGTATTTTTTCAGCAAATTTTCAGTAATGCTCATATACTCTGTGGGTTTTATGCTGTTTACTGCAATCGCAACTATCCTGTTCAGCGTACTCCCCGGATATGTCGCGTTTGAATGGGAAAGCGTTCTGTATTTGATGGAACGATGCTTGGAGATTGGTGTACTCACCGCTTTGGCAATGCTGCCGGTTTTGGCGATCGCCGTATCAAGAAAAGGCTACATTCTCCCCGTTTGTATAACATTGGTCTATGCCTTTTGCGGTTTCATCTTTATGTCAATCAATATGTATCTGCTTCCTCTGACAAGCATGGCTGTAATCTTAATGCGGAACAAAGATATTCCCGGCATTGCCTTTTCACAGACAATCAACATTCCTATGGCGTTTCTTTGCATTTGCATTTGGGGTATTACTGCTGTTTTACTTGCGAAGATAGCACTCAAAGAAAAGTGA
- a CDS encoding ABC transporter ATP-binding protein, giving the protein MDDLVIETKRLTKIYGEQTAVNAVDLHVKKGRIFGLLGRNGAGKTTIMRMILGLATITSGEVDVFGRNIKGNEKRIYPRIGAIIETPGFYPNLTGTENLEIFAKLRGTAAPDAVKSALEVVGLPYKGKKLFSKYSLGMKQRLGIANAILHDPELLILDEPTNGLDPIGIAEMRDFIKNLSAMHGKTILISSHILSEIALLADDIGIIDHGVLLEESSMEELEKKNRKYILLNVSDVPKALLILERGFHVKEYSVQDEQTLRLYDTTLDMAAINKALVVQDVAVVSSQLCNDTLEDYFKRITGGEGIA; this is encoded by the coding sequence ATGGATGATTTGGTAATTGAAACAAAACGCCTGACAAAAATCTATGGGGAACAAACGGCGGTCAATGCGGTTGATCTTCATGTTAAAAAGGGCCGTATTTTTGGCCTGCTTGGACGCAATGGAGCCGGGAAAACTACGATCATGAGAATGATTTTGGGCTTGGCTACTATTACATCTGGCGAAGTGGATGTGTTCGGTAGGAATATCAAGGGAAATGAGAAGCGGATATATCCCCGTATCGGTGCCATCATCGAAACGCCGGGGTTTTATCCCAACCTGACCGGGACGGAGAATTTGGAGATTTTTGCAAAGCTGCGCGGCACAGCGGCCCCTGATGCGGTAAAGAGTGCGCTGGAAGTTGTCGGCCTGCCCTATAAAGGCAAAAAACTGTTCAGCAAATATTCCCTTGGCATGAAGCAGCGGCTTGGCATTGCCAACGCCATTTTGCATGACCCGGAGCTGTTGATCTTGGATGAACCGACTAACGGCCTTGATCCTATCGGCATTGCAGAGATGCGGGACTTTATTAAGAATTTAAGTGCCATGCACGGAAAGACCATCCTGATTTCCAGCCATATTCTTTCAGAAATTGCGCTGCTGGCAGACGATATCGGTATTATCGACCACGGCGTTTTGCTGGAAGAAAGCAGTATGGAAGAATTGGAAAAGAAGAACAGGAAATATATCCTGCTGAATGTTTCTGATGTACCTAAAGCGTTGCTGATTTTGGAACGGGGGTTTCATGTAAAAGAATATTCTGTGCAGGATGAACAGACGCTTCGGCTTTATGATACTACGCTGGATATGGCGGCTATCAATAAGGCCCTCGTGGTGCAGGATGTGGCCGTTGTCAGCTCACAGCTCTGCAATGACACCTTAGAGGACTACTTCAAGAGGATTACAGGGGGTGAGGGCATTGCTTAA
- a CDS encoding sensor histidine kinase, producing the protein MGVNIYLLIALVIALLIIILLLSKLGHVHGQFSLIKDALEDMKQGNLNRRVLARESDMTKLICYDINQIAISNQARLIGQRQADQAYKRLMTSLSHDVKTPLASLVGYLEAIESGIVSGEEREEYLHVAFDKSQHLKHFVESLFEWVKLDAGEQLFHFEYFDLNELSRNIMADWVAVLENSNFEYEIEIPETEYSIRIDPNAYTRILNNLLQNVIVHSKGNQIILSILENQDYAVITVKDNGIGISSVDLPHIFKRMYQADHSRSVRGNGLGLSIVKELVSAHKGKITVASTPGSGAEFTITLPKAL; encoded by the coding sequence ATGGGAGTAAATATTTATCTTCTTATAGCGTTGGTGATTGCCCTGCTTATCATCATATTACTGCTTTCAAAATTAGGCCATGTCCACGGACAGTTTTCGTTAATAAAGGACGCACTGGAAGATATGAAGCAGGGCAACCTCAACCGCCGCGTTTTGGCTAGGGAAAGTGATATGACAAAGCTGATCTGCTATGACATCAATCAAATTGCTATCAGTAATCAGGCCCGGCTTATTGGGCAGCGGCAGGCAGATCAGGCATATAAACGGCTTATGACAAGCCTTTCCCATGATGTAAAAACGCCGCTGGCTTCCTTAGTGGGATATTTGGAGGCGATTGAAAGCGGTATTGTTTCAGGTGAGGAAAGAGAAGAATATCTCCATGTTGCTTTTGATAAGTCCCAGCACCTAAAGCATTTTGTGGAAAGCCTGTTTGAATGGGTGAAGCTGGATGCCGGGGAACAGCTTTTTCATTTTGAATATTTTGATCTCAATGAACTGTCCCGCAACATTATGGCTGATTGGGTTGCTGTTTTAGAAAACAGCAACTTTGAATATGAGATAGAAATACCTGAAACAGAGTATTCTATCCGTATAGACCCCAACGCTTATACCCGTATTCTGAATAACCTGCTACAAAATGTGATCGTGCATAGCAAAGGCAATCAAATAATATTGTCTATTTTAGAAAATCAAGACTATGCCGTTATTACAGTCAAGGACAATGGGATTGGCATTTCATCTGTCGATCTCCCGCATATTTTTAAAAGAATGTATCAAGCCGACCATTCGCGTTCCGTTAGGGGAAATGGTCTGGGCCTGTCCATTGTCAAGGAGCTCGTCAGCGCCCATAAAGGAAAAATTACCGTTGCCAGCACTCCCGGCTCTGGAGCTGAGTTTACAATAACACTTCCGAAAGCCCTGTAA
- a CDS encoding response regulator transcription factor yields MNRVLIIDDDKELCSLMKKCVEQENLSALVAHGGVEGLRLANEDRSNCSLVILDVMMSDIDGFQVLRKIRETSNVPVLMLTAKSDEEDKVSGLRLGADDYLTKPFSLNELMARVNSLIRRFTTLNPTSTKNPDILTLKDMVIDKENRIVSINAVPVDLTGKEFDLLYFLASNKGRVFTKKQIYTQVWAEEYAFDDNNIMSFISKLRKKVEPDPDHPFYILTVRGVGYRFNKEA; encoded by the coding sequence ATGAATCGTGTTTTGATTATAGATGATGATAAAGAACTTTGTTCTTTGATGAAAAAATGTGTGGAACAGGAAAATCTATCTGCGCTGGTGGCTCACGGTGGTGTGGAGGGATTGCGTCTGGCAAATGAAGATAGAAGTAACTGTTCCCTTGTCATTTTAGATGTAATGATGTCTGATATAGATGGATTTCAAGTGTTACGAAAAATCCGGGAAACAAGCAATGTCCCGGTGCTTATGCTCACGGCAAAAAGTGATGAAGAAGATAAGGTTTCCGGGCTGCGGTTGGGAGCTGACGATTACTTGACAAAGCCATTTAGCCTTAATGAGTTGATGGCCCGTGTCAACTCCCTCATACGCCGGTTTACCACCTTAAATCCCACTTCTACAAAAAATCCAGACATCTTGACATTAAAGGATATGGTGATTGATAAGGAAAACCGTATTGTTTCTATCAATGCCGTACCCGTTGATCTCACGGGTAAGGAATTTGATCTGCTGTACTTTTTGGCCTCCAACAAGGGGCGCGTATTCACAAAAAAGCAGATTTACACGCAGGTATGGGCAGAGGAATATGCTTTCGATGATAACAACATTATGTCCTTTATCAGTAAACTGCGGAAAAAGGTTGAGCCAGACCCGGACCATCCGTTTTATATTTTGACCGTCCGGGGTGTGGGTTACCGTTTCAACAAGGAGGCGTGA